The Elusimicrobiota bacterium nucleotide sequence ATTGAATTAAAATTTGTTAAATAGGAGGCCGTTTCCTTAAACTTAATTACTTCCCGAGTATTGTAATTTCAGAAATCCCGCAGCATGATGTTGACGTAGAGTTTGTGATTTCAAACACAACTTTCAGCCATGTAATCCGCGTATCCGGAAGGTTGATAATAACTGCTGCGCCGGGTTCTTCCGGGAAAAATATATTGTCAATATATGTACGGTTACTAAAAAACAATTTCGCGGTAGACGGTTTACGTTGTTTTAATATACTGGGGTAAATAAGTATGGTATCAACGATATGTTCTTTCTCCCACTCAAGTTGTATCCATGGTTCGGGATCATCTACTGAGGAAACCCATTCATGTTTTTCAAAACGTTTCAATGTAGTAACCTCACCGTCATTCACTGCTTCTTTTGAGTATGCGATATTTACAGAACTTGCAGTAACCACAGCGTTTGGAGCGATGTTTGCCCGGTACGATAGTCCTGCGGGAACAGGTTGGGGAGTTAATGTCGGGCCGTTGGCGTAAATAGTACCGTCTTCCCTGAACCCCATACGATCAATGCATAATTGGCGGTTGCTTCCATGTTTTGTTATATCCGTATGAGTATGGTACGCGATAAACATTTCTTTTCCATCAGGAGACAGGAATACGCTATGGTGTCCCGGGCCGGATACTTTATCCCATTCCGCAGCGAGGATCGGGTTATGCGGATACTTTGCGAATTGCCCCAACGGTTGTTGTGATACTGCGTATCCCACGGCGTACCATCGCGAAGCGTAACACTGCCCGGAGTACATCAGATAATATGTGCCTTTGTACTTCACCATAAAAGGCCCTTCATTCCAGAGAGTGTGGTAGTTCGGTTTTTCCCAATGTTGTTCCGGTTTTAGCAGAAGGACAGGTTCACCTTTGACAGATACCATGTTGTCATTGAGTTCTATACCGTAAATATGGCTCTCATTACGGTTCTCAACACGGTTTGTGGAACAATCACGGGAGTAGTACAGGTATTTCTTACCGTCATCATCAAAGAATACGTGGGCGTCAATAACGCTGTATCCATAATCGAATACCGGCTGGTTGTGTTCATCAAGAAACGGCCCTGCGGGTGAGGTGCTTACCGCTACACCGATATGCATATTTCCTTTTATCTTCTCAACTGTACTTCGGGCTGAGTAGTACATAT carries:
- a CDS encoding glycoside hydrolase family 43 protein, whose amino-acid sequence is MRFISIINGCVLAITLSMEAHTLDNYNKIDLSTIQPQSDKFYTNPLNIKGIGDPFVLKSYDGKYYCYPTSASDGYRVWTSTDAIYWKGLGKVYTTKPSSWAKAQFWAPEVVEYNGKYYMYYSARSTVEKIKGNMHIGVAVSTSPAGPFLDEHNQPVFDYGYSVIDAHVFFDDDGKKYLYYSRDCSTNRVENRNESHIYGIELNDNMVSVKGEPVLLLKPEQHWEKPNYHTLWNEGPFMVKYKGTYYLMYSGQCYASRWYAVGYAVSQQPLGQFAKYPHNPILAAEWDKVSGPGHHSVFLSPDGKEMFIAYHTHTDITKHGSNRQLCIDRMGFREDGTIYANGPTLTPQPVPAGLSYRANIAPNAVVTASSVNIAYSKEAVNDGEVTTLKRFEKHEWVSSVDDPEPWIQLEWEKEHIVDTILIYPSILKQRKPSTAKLFFSNRTYIDNIFFPEEPGAAVIINLPDTRITWLKVVFEITNSTSTSCCGISEITILGK